A single window of Caldicellulosiruptor bescii DSM 6725 DNA harbors:
- a CDS encoding ABC transporter permease, whose translation MKNNIIKGPKKKGENDLMTATTSIWKRLKKDKWLYILALPGILYFIIFRYIPMFGIVVAFQDFNPFLGFWKSPWVGFEHFKTLFTDPDFPMLFRNTLLISFYNILFYFPVPIILALLINEVRNQVYKRIVQTCVYVPHFVSMVVIASITYVLLSSEAGVINNILYSLTGKKIEFLTDPRWFRPLIIIQSIWKEAGWGTIIFLAALSNVDPTLYEAAIVDGATRWQQTWHITIPSIMSTVIILFILRLGHLLDTGFEQIFLMKNPINRSVAEVFDTYVYQVGVTQGAYSYSTAVGLFKSVVGLILIQVSNYLSKKFTETSLF comes from the coding sequence ATGAAAAACAATATTATCAAGGGACCAAAAAAGAAGGGAGAGAATGATTTAATGACAGCTACCACTTCTATATGGAAAAGACTGAAAAAAGACAAATGGCTGTATATCTTAGCTCTACCGGGTATTTTGTACTTCATCATTTTTAGGTACATTCCAATGTTTGGTATAGTAGTTGCCTTTCAAGATTTTAATCCGTTTTTAGGGTTCTGGAAAAGTCCGTGGGTAGGTTTTGAGCATTTTAAAACACTTTTCACCGACCCTGATTTTCCGATGCTGTTTAGAAATACACTGTTAATTTCATTTTACAATATACTTTTCTATTTCCCTGTGCCAATTATTTTAGCGCTACTGATCAACGAGGTGCGAAATCAGGTTTATAAGAGAATTGTCCAGACGTGTGTTTATGTTCCTCACTTTGTTTCAATGGTGGTCATAGCAAGTATTACATACGTGCTTCTCTCAAGTGAGGCAGGGGTTATAAATAATATTCTGTATAGCTTAACAGGTAAAAAAATTGAATTTTTGACAGATCCAAGATGGTTCAGACCTCTTATAATAATTCAGAGCATATGGAAAGAAGCAGGATGGGGAACAATAATCTTCTTGGCAGCACTATCAAATGTTGACCCAACATTATATGAGGCTGCTATTGTGGATGGGGCAACGAGGTGGCAGCAGACGTGGCATATCACAATACCCTCAATTATGAGTACGGTAATCATACTTTTCATTTTGCGATTGGGACATCTTCTTGATACTGGCTTTGAACAGATATTTTTGATGAAAAATCCTATTAACAGGTCGGTAGCAGAAGTGTTTGACACATATGTTTATCAAGTAGGGGTTACCCAAGGAGCGTACAGTTACAGTACAGCGGTTGGTCTTTTTAAGTCTGTTGTTGGACTGATTTTGATTCAGGTTTCTAACTATCTGTCCAAGAAATTTACTGAAACTTCATTGTTCTAA
- a CDS encoding glycosylhydrolase-like jelly roll fold domain-containing protein gives MNESIKLNSLFDEINNPPATASIIHWWIFSDEMNENRINAELDYISNLGFKQVLIAVGHNVSPKYLTHGWFEMVKFAVLQAKKRGVKVWIADEGTYPSGFAGETFNKKYPHKRMKAIIVEKEFIIEGNLCEVEPHSGTIGILAKDMNQNKYFAFEKLEFSSGFLYLPYHSTWQIKVISSAYRTSPTRYVHHPTGAKDTTFSLCDYLDYEAVNLFISEVYEKYKAYMGNEFGKTIIGFFADEPDYSISGLPYTDNIFDIFYNEQGYDVKKYIPYFFKEQLDEKIKRVKADYWDVWSNIFTNTFFKQIYKWCEANGLKFVVHLNHEDMIEHLTKSEGQFFSHMKYVHIPAIDVIWRQIWYDKKAIFPKYASSVSHIKNIAQTFSESFAVYGQGISVEQIKWVVDYQFAMDINLFLTSIFKYLYDHPQNYFFPEVIKYINTISYLLYVSTPCTKVLVYFPTPDLWAGENMSASKAMEIGNALLENQIDFDFFDHSLLEYLEIKNHRIYANNRKEYDIVILPPIKYLPQDLFRFLKLFSSKGGKIIFFENSPLFVYNKTFTSFFHFVDREIGVVVESIEQLSKMVEKDVTVVDSKDVRVLHKRIEGNNLIFLFNVSGTSFLGKIILKFSKKNVYIWDHIQNKFLMVSNIKSNKKNIQLELYIHPYQTLVLIASDEYVDGIQKTTLLGSLPRTVLELNDNWEIHFDKDFVLFSDLKDWQSLGFGDYSGSVVYRKIFSFSHDDFIKNKHLFLNCPNVKYSAKVWLNKRYLGVRAFSPFMWDITEALKIGENELVIEVQNTPAAALLGTQEKLEKLRKEAEKNFYLSISLKFDLEMVQSGLLPPVAIVSLE, from the coding sequence ATGAATGAGAGTATAAAATTGAATTCTCTTTTTGATGAAATCAACAACCCTCCAGCTACTGCCAGTATTATTCATTGGTGGATTTTTTCTGATGAGATGAACGAGAACAGAATAAATGCTGAGCTTGATTATATTTCAAATCTTGGCTTTAAGCAAGTATTAATTGCAGTAGGACACAATGTTTCGCCTAAATATTTGACACATGGTTGGTTTGAAATGGTAAAATTTGCAGTTCTCCAAGCTAAAAAAAGAGGAGTTAAAGTGTGGATTGCCGATGAAGGGACATATCCAAGTGGCTTTGCTGGCGAAACTTTTAATAAGAAGTATCCTCACAAAAGGATGAAGGCTATTATTGTTGAGAAGGAGTTTATTATTGAGGGTAATTTATGTGAAGTTGAACCTCACTCTGGTACAATTGGGATTTTGGCCAAAGACATGAACCAGAATAAATACTTTGCTTTTGAAAAGCTTGAATTTAGTAGCGGATTTTTATACTTGCCCTATCATTCGACTTGGCAAATAAAAGTAATATCTTCAGCTTACAGGACATCTCCAACAAGATACGTTCACCATCCAACAGGTGCAAAAGATACTACATTTTCACTTTGTGATTATCTTGACTATGAAGCTGTCAATCTATTCATAAGTGAGGTATATGAAAAATATAAAGCTTATATGGGAAATGAATTTGGAAAGACAATAATTGGATTTTTCGCTGACGAACCTGATTATTCTATTTCTGGACTACCATATACGGATAATATATTTGATATATTTTACAATGAACAAGGATACGACGTTAAAAAGTACATACCGTATTTCTTTAAAGAGCAATTAGATGAAAAAATAAAAAGAGTAAAAGCAGATTACTGGGATGTATGGAGCAATATTTTTACAAATACTTTCTTTAAGCAGATCTACAAATGGTGTGAGGCAAATGGCCTCAAATTTGTAGTACATCTAAATCATGAAGATATGATAGAACACCTTACCAAATCTGAAGGACAGTTCTTTTCGCATATGAAGTATGTTCATATTCCAGCAATTGATGTAATTTGGAGACAAATCTGGTATGACAAAAAAGCAATATTCCCTAAATACGCTTCTTCTGTTTCTCATATTAAAAATATTGCTCAGACCTTTTCAGAGAGTTTTGCAGTATATGGACAAGGTATATCTGTTGAGCAAATCAAATGGGTAGTTGATTACCAGTTTGCAATGGACATAAATCTATTTTTGACCTCAATCTTCAAGTATCTTTATGACCATCCGCAAAATTATTTCTTTCCAGAGGTAATTAAGTATATTAATACCATTTCATATCTTCTCTATGTAAGCACCCCTTGTACAAAGGTTCTGGTTTACTTTCCTACACCGGATCTGTGGGCAGGTGAAAATATGTCTGCTTCAAAAGCAATGGAAATTGGCAATGCACTTTTAGAGAACCAGATTGATTTTGATTTTTTTGACCATTCTCTTTTAGAATATCTGGAAATTAAAAACCATAGAATATACGCTAACAATAGAAAAGAATACGACATTGTTATTCTTCCGCCTATAAAGTATTTGCCACAAGATCTGTTCAGATTTTTAAAGCTTTTCTCAAGCAAAGGAGGGAAGATTATTTTCTTCGAGAACTCTCCTTTGTTTGTTTATAACAAAACCTTTACATCGTTTTTCCACTTTGTAGATAGAGAAATAGGTGTGGTTGTTGAAAGTATCGAGCAGCTTTCAAAAATGGTTGAAAAAGATGTCACTGTTGTAGACAGCAAAGATGTTAGAGTTCTTCATAAAAGAATAGAAGGCAATAATCTGATTTTTCTCTTCAATGTTTCAGGTACTTCATTTTTGGGTAAGATAATATTAAAATTTTCTAAGAAAAATGTATATATATGGGATCATATACAGAATAAATTTTTAATGGTTTCAAATATCAAAAGTAATAAAAAAAACATACAATTAGAACTCTATATACATCCATATCAGACTTTGGTTTTAATAGCAAGTGATGAGTATGTAGATGGAATTCAAAAAACAACACTGCTTGGAAGCTTACCGAGAACAGTCTTGGAATTAAACGATAACTGGGAAATTCATTTTGATAAAGATTTTGTTTTGTTTTCAGATTTAAAAGATTGGCAAAGCTTGGGCTTTGGTGACTATTCTGGCAGTGTAGTTTATAGAAAAATATTTTCGTTTTCTCATGATGACTTTATTAAAAATAAACATCTTTTCCTCAACTGCCCCAATGTAAAGTACTCTGCAAAGGTTTGGTTAAATAAAAGATATCTTGGTGTAAGAGCTTTTTCGCCTTTTATGTGGGATATAACAGAGGCATTGAAAATTGGTGAGAATGAACTTGTGATTGAAGTTCAAAACACCCCTGCAGCAGCTCTACTTGGAACACAAGAAAAATTGGAAAAATTAAGAAAAGAGGCAGAGAAGAACTTTTATCTTTCTATTTCTCTAAAATTTGACCTGGAAATGGTCCAATCAGGATTGTTGCCTCCAGTTGCTATTGTTTCTTTAGAATGA
- the rpsR gene encoding 30S ribosomal protein S18: protein MERVSSRQKKKKRVCSFCVERIYEIDYKDVNRLKKFLTERGKIMPRRTTGNCARHQRQLTRAIKRARILALLPFIVE, encoded by the coding sequence ATGGAAAGAGTTAGCTCAAGACAGAAAAAGAAAAAGAGAGTATGTTCATTCTGTGTTGAGAGAATATATGAGATAGATTACAAAGATGTGAACAGGCTCAAGAAATTCCTCACAGAAAGAGGCAAAATAATGCCAAGAAGAACAACTGGCAACTGTGCAAGACATCAAAGACAGCTAACACGAGCTATCAAGCGCGCAAGAATCTTAGCACTTCTTCCGTTTATAGTTGAATAA
- a CDS encoding single-stranded DNA-binding protein — translation MNKVILMGRLTRDPEFRLTANNTPVANFTLAVNRRFKRENDQDADFIPIVAWSRLAEFSKNYLKKGRQVVVIGRLQLRTWDDEANRRHYITEVVAEEIYFAEPKPKDVPVDSEAEVKEDIILPDLDDETIESELENFFEEDVKIPSKNNDVDEGIEDDLPF, via the coding sequence TTGAATAAGGTTATTTTGATGGGTCGCTTAACGCGCGACCCTGAGTTTAGGCTTACTGCCAACAATACCCCCGTTGCAAACTTCACGCTTGCTGTCAACAGACGTTTTAAACGCGAAAATGACCAGGATGCCGATTTTATCCCGATTGTTGCGTGGAGCAGGCTTGCCGAGTTTTCAAAAAACTATCTCAAAAAAGGAAGGCAAGTTGTGGTAATAGGAAGACTTCAGCTTCGTACGTGGGATGATGAGGCAAATAGACGTCACTACATCACTGAGGTTGTGGCGGAAGAGATTTATTTTGCAGAACCAAAACCTAAGGATGTACCTGTTGACAGCGAAGCAGAGGTAAAAGAAGACATTATTTTGCCTGACTTAGATGATGAGACAATTGAAAGCGAACTTGAAAACTTTTTTGAAGAGGATGTAAAAATTCCATCAAAAAATAATGATGTTGATGAGGGTATAGAAGATGACCTGCCATTTTAG
- the rpsF gene encoding 30S ribosomal protein S6 — protein MVERKYETVFIISPTLDDEARANLIEKFKNLISSNGQLLNVEEWGKRRLAYKIDKHAEGYYVLMQFTSKPEFPRELERVYRITDGVIRFLIVKLEK, from the coding sequence GTGGTTGAGAGAAAGTATGAAACAGTATTTATAATAAGCCCCACACTTGACGATGAGGCAAGAGCTAACCTCATCGAAAAGTTCAAAAATCTTATCTCAAGCAATGGACAGCTTTTAAATGTTGAAGAGTGGGGAAAAAGAAGGCTTGCTTACAAGATTGACAAGCACGCAGAAGGGTATTATGTGCTGATGCAATTTACAAGCAAGCCTGAGTTCCCACGCGAGCTTGAGAGGGTTTACAGAATTACAGATGGGGTTATTAGGTTCTTGATTGTAAAGCTTGAAAAATAA